A single region of the Sorghum bicolor cultivar BTx623 chromosome 9, Sorghum_bicolor_NCBIv3, whole genome shotgun sequence genome encodes:
- the LOC110430511 gene encoding uncharacterized protein LOC110430511: MEQHSRILKHASPSYKYFLLPHPFGKQSKHLSLIDLKSQQPHAHHAHRRDMEHCYQYNSVMSSNVETTKEKRPPLRRGSVKLQIVKTLGNLVAPSNGNGSDDSKQAGRSSGFTITS; this comes from the coding sequence ATGGAGCAGCATTCCCGTATACTGAAGCACGCGTCGCCtagctataaatacttcctgCTCCCGCATCCCTTCGGCAAGCAAAGCAAGCACTTGTCTCTCATCGATCTCAAGTCTCAACAGCCACACGCACATCACGCACACAGGAGGGATATGGAGCACTGCTACCAGTACAACAGCGTGATGAGCAGCAACGTGGAGACGACGAAGGAGAAGAGGCCGCCGCTGAGGAGGGGCAGCGTCAAGCTCCAGATCGTCAAGACCCTCGGCAACCTCGTGGCGCCGAGCAACGGCAACGGCAGCGACGACTCCAAGCAAGCGGGTCGCAGCAGCGGCTTCACAATCACAAGCTAG